The region GGGCTGTTCGTAGCAGGACAAAACCAAGTCTGGAGGTAAGTATCATGAAGTCCCTTATTCAAGCCGTTGTGGTTGCCGCTGCGCTTGCTGCACCGATCGTGTCGTTCGCTCAATCGAATGCGCCTGTCACCCGTGCACAGGTACGCGCCGAACTGGTCCAGCTCGAAAAGGCTGGCTACAACCCGGCCCGTGGCGAAGATCCTAACTACCCGGCCGACATTCAGGCTGCTGAGGCCAAGGTGGCTGCACAGAACGATGCCGTCGGTGGCGTGGCAGGCGGTTCGTCGCAGTCGGGTCATGCGACTGACACTGCGGTGTCGTCGTATTCGCCCCGGATCTACAACGCTCACTAAACAATCGGGCGTGTAAGTCCTGAACTCGCTGCGGGCGCCGCGTAGCGTCGCTCCTGAAAAATGAAACAGGCCCGTTCTCGCCATGAACCGTGAGAGCGGGTCTGTTTTGCCAATATCTGAATACCTCCGCCGCCGGGTTTCCGGTGGCTTCGCCCAGCCTCTCCTGGCTGGGCGCTTTTTCTCTCATTCATCGATGGTGGTGCCGTGCGCATGGTGTGGACGTCAGTGAAGACCTCACTGGGCCGCGCGTCAGTGTCGGCGGTCGGCTAGGTCAGATTGCCTGCGAGTGCAGCGGCTACCCGCTTCATCTGTTCATCCGAGACGCCCGATGCGCCGGCCACGCCGTTGCGCCATACGTCAGATTCGCGAATGGCAAGCTGCGCCTTGAGGGGCTTGCGCGCGCACGCCATCGCCAGCA is a window of Paraburkholderia phytofirmans OLGA172 DNA encoding:
- a CDS encoding DUF4148 domain-containing protein — its product is MKSLIQAVVVAAALAAPIVSFAQSNAPVTRAQVRAELVQLEKAGYNPARGEDPNYPADIQAAEAKVAAQNDAVGGVAGGSSQSGHATDTAVSSYSPRIYNAH